The Sporosarcina sp. 6E9 genome segment ACTATTTAAATGAAGATGAAGCACGTCAATTGAATGAAAGCATTTCTTCAAGTTTCGAAGGAATTGGTGCAGAAATCCAGGAGCAGGATGGGTATATAGCTGTTGTTTCACCGATTAAGAACTCGCCAGCAGAACGAGCTGGATTGTTACCTAAAGATATGATTACTGAAGTCGATGGTAAAAGTATTCAAGGTATGTCTTCATCCGAAGCAGTCCTGCTGATACGCGGCGAAAAAGGGACGCCAGTTATACTAACTATAAAGCGAACAGGAACAGATGAACCGATTGAAGTGAAAATCATTCGCGACGTTATTCCGATTGAAACTGTCTATTATGAAATGGATTCCGATAAAATAGGCTATGTGAGAATTACGAGTTTTTCAATGGGTACCTATAAAGAGTTGTTGACAGCGCTCGATAGCATGGAGAAAGACGGCATGGCAGGTTTGGTAGTCGATGTACGTCAAAATCCAGGCGGAATCCTTAATGGTGCATTGGAAATTTCAGACCTATTTGTAGAAAAAGGTAAAAACTTACTGCAATCGCAAGAAAAAGGTCAGAATCCAGAGGTTTATCGAGCAACTAATGGACGTAAAGTGAAGGTGCCTGTTACTGTACTCATTGATGATGGCAGTGCATCTGCTTCTGAAATACTTGCGGCTGCCTTAAGTGAGTCTTCAGGAATTCCGCTTATTGGCGTTACGACGTTCGGTAAAGGAACTGTTCAATCTCCGAAAGATTTGGATGATGGATCAAACCTTAAAATTACCACCGCTAAATGGCTAACGCCAGAAGGTAATTGGATTCATGAGAAAGGCATAAAACCTGACTATGAAGTCCCTTATCCTTCCTATGCGATGTTGCCGTATT includes the following:
- a CDS encoding S41 family peptidase, which translates into the protein MDEKEKEFQNHNDDNGSEFTPVPDKPGTRSIQLKPFSFVMLIFGLILITAGITFFILTAGEDKVVEVVKPAQQPSDRQEFNKLYEAYDNLKNDYFQDIDETAVIDGAINGMVDALGDPYSDYLNEDEARQLNESISSSFEGIGAEIQEQDGYIAVVSPIKNSPAERAGLLPKDMITEVDGKSIQGMSSSEAVLLIRGEKGTPVILTIKRTGTDEPIEVKIIRDVIPIETVYYEMDSDKIGYVRITSFSMGTYKELLTALDSMEKDGMAGLVVDVRQNPGGILNGALEISDLFVEKGKNLLQSQEKGQNPEVYRATNGRKVKVPVTVLIDDGSASASEILAAALSESSGIPLIGVTTFGKGTVQSPKDLDDGSNLKITTAKWLTPEGNWIHEKGIKPDYEVPYPSYAMLPYLNPADEMKEGLLSSTVKTAEEMLKAVGYNPGEVDGLFDKVTEEAVIELQKDLDIEPSGILVGDSTIGLMDKLRTKIDEDDPQLLKAKEILLEKLTE